gattctcggggttttttgggggggattctTGGGGTTCTTTTGGGGGAATTCTcgagtttttttggggggattctCAGGGTTTTTTCTCAGGAATTCTCGGGGTTTTttcggggggattttgggggttttttgggggggattctcgggaattcccagggtttttggggggggattttcggggttttttggggggattttgggtttttttggggggattctcagggttttttctcaggaattctggggttttttggggggggattttcagggttttttggggggattctcggggttttttggggggattcttggggtttttttgggggaattctcgagtttttttggggggattctCAGGGTTTTTTCTCAGGAATTCTCGGGGTTTTTtcggggggatttttggggttttttttgggggattctcGGGGTTTTTGGGCCCCccctgattttggggtccccccccgtttttggggtgcagcTGCTGAAGAAGATGAGCTCCAGTGACACCCCCCTGGGCACGGTGGCgctgctgcaggagaagcagcGCGCCCAGAAAACGCCGTACATCGTCCTGAGCGGCTCCGGCAAGAGCATGAACGCGTGagactgggggaactgggagcactgggacggactgggaggGGGTCtgaggggcactgggagcactgggatggactgggagggactgggaggggatctgaggggcactgggagcactgggatggactgggacggactgggaggGGATCTGAGGGGAACTAGGAGcactgggacggactgggaggggatttggagggactgggaggagatttagggacactgggagggactgggagaactggggggcactgggaggggatctgggagggactgggaggagatttagggacactgggagggactgggaacactgggagtgggtttggggacactgggaggggatctcggggacactgggaggaactggggaaggaactgggagcactgggagggactgggaggagatttagggacactgggagggaactgggaccactgggagggactgggaggggatttggggacgctgggagggactggggaagGAActtggactgggagggactgggacaaactgggagggaaTCTTGTTACTggtttggggttactgggatgGGCCGGGgaaggaactgggagcactgggaggagatttggggacactgggaaggaactgggagcactgggaggggatctggggacattggggggcactgggaaggaactgggagcactgggacattgatcccccttttctcttccaggaACACCATCACCAAATGAGGGGCGTGGGGACACCGtagggacaccctggggacacccctggacagtggggacaccctggggacacctggggacaccctggggacacccctggacattggggacacccctggacacccccggggacatTCCtggatacctggggacacctttgGGATATTGTGggaccccctggggacacccagggacccctttgggaccccctggggacacccctggacattggggaccccctggggacgcccctgtcccccctccccgcccctgGGGACAATAAAATTCTCCGCAGTCGCTTTTgtgtcccgtgtccccagtgccaccagggGCCTTTATTGGGGGGggtcccccctgtccctgtccccggtgtcctttgtgtccccaccatgtccctCGATGTCCCCGGTGTCCTCCTCGCTGTCCCCAGTGTCGTCCTCATTGTCCCCAGCGCCGTCCTCATTGTCCTCATTGTCCCCAGCGCCGTCctcattgtccccattgtccccagcgCTGTCCTCAGTGTCCTCCTCATTGTCCCCATCGCTGTCCTCGTTGTCCCCATCGCTGTCCTCGGTGTcctcctcagtgtccccatcgctgtccccgctgtccccatcgctgtccccgctgtccccaggggtccccCCCCGGTTCGTGTTCACAAAGAGCCCCTCGGGGCCGTCCCTGGGGGATGACAGCGGGAGGGGTCAAagtgtccccaaaatgtccccaaagtgaccccaaaatgaccccaaagtgaccccaaaatgaccccaaagtgaccccaaagtgttcccaaagtgtccccaaagtgaccccaaagtgtccccaaaatgaccccaaagtgaccccaaaatgaccccaaaatgaccccaaagtgaccccaaagtgtCCCCTTTAAAGTCCCCTCCCCATTGATGTCCCCGTTAATGACCCCAATTAACCCCCCCCAATTAATCCCCCAATTAACCCCCCCCAATTAACCCCCTCTGATCACCCCAATTAAGGTCCCCTTACTTTCCTCACTAATGAACCCAAATTAACACCTCTGTTACCCCCAATTAATTAACACCCCATTACTGCCCCCAATTAACAATCCCTCCCTCTTAATTAACAATTCATGGCCCCCAATTAACAATCCCTCCCCTAATTAACAATCCCACCCCTAATTAACAATCCCTCCCCCTAATTAACAATCCCTCCCCTAATTAATCCCCCCCCAtttgcccctcccccactcacCCTTCCCGGGGGTTTTTCCTCTCCAGGGGGGCGAAGGCCTCGggcctgggggggaggggcaggggggggttactgggagcactgggaggaactgggagggactgggggaggggcggggggggttactgggagggactgggagggactgggggtcactgggagcactgggaggggttactgggagcactgggagggactgggagcactgggggaggggtgggggggttACTGGAAGCActgggggaggggtgggggggttactgggagcactgggagggactgggagcactggggggggtcactgggagcactgggagcactgggggaggggcaggggggggttactgggagcactgggaggaactgggagcactggg
This portion of the Poecile atricapillus isolate bPoeAtr1 unplaced genomic scaffold, bPoeAtr1.hap1 scaffold_212, whole genome shotgun sequence genome encodes:
- the LOC131574285 gene encoding probable RNA-binding protein EIF1AD, with protein sequence MSRATKRKHVVRELLEERVQPAEGQSVVRVLGTPGNNLHEVETAEGTRFLASMPPRFRRHIWIKRGDFLLVDPIQEGSKVKAEISLVLLPPHVRSLQRQGLWPEAFAPLERKNPREGDGPEGLFVNTNRGGTPGDSGDSDGDSGDSDGDTEEDTEDSDGDNEDSDGDNEEDTEDSAGDNGDNEDGAGDNEDNEDGAGDNEDDTGDSEEDTGDIEGHGGDTKDTGDRDRGDPPQ